From the genome of Pelmatolapia mariae isolate MD_Pm_ZW linkage group LG12, Pm_UMD_F_2, whole genome shotgun sequence, one region includes:
- the cmklr1 gene encoding chemokine-like receptor 1 — protein sequence MDYLEDLDYDYPENVSYTYNDSSNITTREEPIFQHKPTCEGSCVTLVVINVIIFLLGTCGNVLVIWICGFKMKKTVNTIWYLSLAFSDFMFCSLIPFTIAYTVTEDWIFGSFLCKFIPSVMFLNMFSSIFVLVLISVDRCVSVMFPVWAQNQRTVRKALVAVVMAWLLAIAVSIPSMIFRDVKEHLGRMICLNSYTHQHGHKFVAVSRFIAGFVIPFIIITICYSIIILKLRTNRMAKNTKPFKVMTALIVGFFICWLPYHVFILLELNPHHHNLTILKIGLKAGTALAAANSFLNPVLYVFMGNDFRRKFKSSLLSKMENAMGDEGRTTSRYLSRSSSMDGRASTHI from the coding sequence ATGGATTATTTAGAAGATTTAGACTATGACTATCCTGAAAATGTGTCCTACACTTATAATGATTCCTCCAATATCACTACACGTGAAGAGCCAATTTTTCAGCACAAGCCAACATGTGAAGGCTCCTGTGTGACTTTAGTCGTAATTAATGTGATCATTTTTCTGCTGGGCACCTGTGGGAATGTTTTGGTCATCTGGATTTGTGGCTTCAAGATGAAGAAAACAGTCAACACCATATGGTACCTGAGCCTTGCGTtctctgactttatgttctGCTCCCTCATCCCATTCACCATTGCCTACACGGTGACTGAGGATTGGATTTTTGGCAGTTTTTTGTGCAAGTTTATCCCGTCAGTTATGTTCCTCAACATGTTCAGCAGCATCTTCGTCCTTGTCCTCATCAGTGTCGACCGCTGTGTTTCAGTCATGTTTCCAGTTTGGGCTCAGAACCAGCGCACTGTTAGAAAGGCATTAGTTGCTGTTGTCATGGCGTGGTTGCTCGCCATCGCAGTTAGCATTCCCTCTATGATTTTTCGGGATGTTAAGGAACACCTAGGTCGGATGATTTGCTtgaacagttacacacaccAACACGGTCACAAGTTTGTCGCAGTGAGCCGTTTCATCGCTGGCTTTGTTATCCCTTTCATCATCATTACAATCTGCTACTCTATCATCATCCTCAAGCTTCGAACCAACAGGATGGCCAAAAACACCAAACCATTCAAGGTGATGACTGCTCTGATTGTTGGGTTCTTCATCTGCTGGCTTCCGTACCACGTGTTCATCCTACTTGAGCTGAACCCCCACCACCACAACCTCACCATTTTGAAGATCGGACTCAAAGCAGGCACTGCTTTGGCAGCAGCAAACAGTTTCCTCAATCCTGTGTTGTACGTTTTCATGGGCAACGACTTCAGGCGTAAGTTTAAGAGCTCTCTGCTTTCAAAGATGGAGAATGCAATGGGAGATGAAGGTCGTACCACCAGCCGTTACCTGTCCAGGTCCAGCTCCATGGATGGACGAGCCTCTACACACATTTAG